One window of Burkholderia vietnamiensis LMG 10929 genomic DNA carries:
- the iolE gene encoding myo-inosose-2 dehydratase: MSWNVRIGINPLSWMNDDLPSLGGETPLETALKEGAEIGYAGFELGNKFPKTGPELKAKLAEFGLVCVSGWYSGFLAEVAPGMTDADAVAAEIERCRAHLTKLQHNDVKVVVYGECAGTIQGSIDTPVAKRPRFVDDEAWQRYAARLDAFGAHLLDTYGIKLAYHHHMGAYVESPADVDRLMALTDPAKVFLLFDTGHAYFGGAADPVALLKKHVARVVHVHCKDVRPQVVTQARNGGWSFLNGVINGTFTVPGDGALDYEATLRTLRDAGYEGWLVVEAEQDPAVAPSYQYAKKGYDTLRAIVERLSA, from the coding sequence ATGAGCTGGAACGTTCGCATCGGTATCAATCCCCTGTCGTGGATGAACGACGACCTGCCGTCGCTCGGCGGCGAGACGCCGCTGGAGACGGCGCTGAAGGAAGGCGCCGAGATCGGCTATGCGGGCTTCGAGCTCGGCAACAAGTTTCCGAAGACCGGCCCCGAGCTGAAAGCGAAGCTCGCGGAATTCGGCCTCGTGTGCGTGTCGGGCTGGTATTCCGGATTCCTCGCGGAAGTCGCGCCGGGCATGACCGATGCCGATGCCGTCGCCGCCGAGATCGAGCGCTGCCGCGCGCACCTGACGAAGCTGCAGCACAACGACGTGAAGGTGGTCGTCTACGGCGAATGCGCGGGCACGATCCAGGGCAGCATCGACACGCCGGTCGCGAAGCGGCCACGCTTCGTCGACGACGAAGCGTGGCAGCGCTATGCGGCCCGGCTCGACGCGTTCGGCGCGCACCTGCTCGACACCTACGGCATCAAGCTCGCGTACCACCACCATATGGGCGCGTACGTCGAATCGCCGGCCGACGTCGACCGGCTGATGGCGCTGACCGATCCCGCCAAGGTGTTCCTGCTGTTCGACACCGGCCACGCGTACTTCGGCGGCGCGGCAGATCCCGTCGCGCTGCTGAAGAAGCACGTCGCGCGCGTCGTGCACGTGCACTGCAAGGACGTGCGGCCGCAGGTCGTCACGCAGGCGCGCAACGGCGGCTGGAGCTTCCTGAACGGGGTGATCAACGGCACCTTCACGGTGCCGGGCGACGGCGCGCTCGATTACGAGGCGACGCTGCGCACGCTGCGGGACGCCGGCTACGAAGGCTGGCTGGTGGTCGAGGCCGAGCAGGATCCGGCCGTCGCGCCGAGCTATCAGTATGCGAAGAAGGGTTACGACACGCTGCGCGCGATCGTCGAACGGCTGAGCGCCTGA
- the iolB gene encoding 5-deoxy-glucuronate isomerase: MTISPLLVKASPEREICNVTPESAGWQHVGFRALRLRAGDTETLDTGARELCVVVLTGTVRAEVDGHTYDALGKRDSVFDDVSPDALYVPGGKTVTLVATRDAEVALCTAPCVSGDKQVQRLDGERMRRAVRGQGTNTRYVCDILMGDNPAADRLLVVEVVTPASHSSSYPPHKHDRDAAPDETSLEETYYHRIDPPQGFAFQRVYTDDRSLDEACVVENHDVVMVPRGYHPVVAPHGYNLYYLNVMAGPSRAWAFKNDPAHEWMLDAAPKR; the protein is encoded by the coding sequence ATGACGATTTCTCCCCTGCTGGTCAAGGCGTCGCCCGAGCGCGAAATCTGCAACGTGACGCCGGAGTCGGCCGGCTGGCAGCACGTCGGCTTTCGCGCGCTGCGCCTGCGCGCCGGCGACACCGAAACGCTCGACACCGGCGCGCGCGAGCTGTGCGTCGTCGTGCTGACCGGCACGGTGCGCGCCGAGGTCGACGGCCACACGTACGACGCGCTCGGCAAGCGCGACAGCGTGTTCGACGACGTGTCGCCGGACGCGCTGTACGTGCCCGGCGGCAAGACCGTCACGCTGGTCGCGACGCGCGACGCGGAAGTCGCGCTGTGCACCGCGCCGTGCGTGAGCGGCGACAAGCAGGTACAGCGGCTCGACGGCGAACGGATGCGCCGCGCGGTGCGCGGGCAAGGCACCAACACGCGCTACGTGTGCGACATCCTGATGGGCGACAACCCGGCGGCGGACCGCCTGCTCGTCGTCGAGGTGGTCACGCCCGCGAGCCATTCGAGCAGCTACCCGCCGCACAAGCACGATCGCGACGCGGCGCCCGACGAGACCTCGCTCGAGGAAACCTATTACCACCGGATCGATCCGCCGCAAGGCTTCGCGTTCCAGCGCGTGTACACCGACGATCGCAGCCTCGACGAGGCCTGCGTGGTGGAGAACCACGACGTGGTGATGGTGCCGCGCGGCTATCACCCGGTGGTCGCGCCGCACGGCTACAACCTGTACTACCTGAACGTGATGGCCGGCCCGAGCCGCGCATGGGCGTTCAAGAACGATCCCGCGCACGAGTGGATGCTCGATGCGGCGCCGAAGCGCTGA
- a CDS encoding glucose 1-dehydrogenase, with the protein MSKLAGKVAIVTGASKGIGAAIAKALAAEGASVVVNYASSKAGADAVVGAIVEAGGRAVAVGGDVSKGADAQRIVDTAIETYGRLDVLVNNSGVYEFAPIEAITEEHYRRQFDTNVFGLLLTTQAAVKHLGEGASIINISSVVTSITPPASAVYSGTKGAVDAITGVLALELGARKIRVNAINPGMIVTEGTHAAGITGSDLEAQVLSQTPLGRLGEPNDIASVAVFLASDDARWMTGEHVVVSGGLN; encoded by the coding sequence ATGAGCAAGCTGGCAGGCAAGGTCGCAATCGTCACGGGCGCATCCAAGGGCATCGGCGCAGCAATCGCCAAGGCGCTGGCCGCCGAAGGCGCGTCGGTCGTCGTCAACTACGCGAGCAGCAAGGCCGGCGCCGACGCGGTCGTCGGCGCGATCGTCGAGGCGGGCGGGCGCGCGGTCGCCGTCGGCGGCGACGTGTCGAAGGGCGCGGATGCGCAGCGCATCGTCGACACCGCGATCGAGACCTATGGCCGTCTCGACGTGCTGGTCAACAACTCCGGCGTCTACGAATTCGCGCCGATCGAAGCGATCACCGAAGAGCACTATCGCCGGCAGTTCGACACCAACGTGTTCGGCCTGCTGCTGACGACGCAGGCGGCCGTCAAGCATCTCGGCGAAGGCGCGAGCATCATCAACATCAGCTCGGTCGTGACGAGCATCACGCCGCCGGCGAGCGCCGTGTACAGCGGCACCAAGGGCGCGGTCGACGCGATCACCGGCGTGCTCGCGCTCGAACTCGGCGCGCGCAAGATCCGCGTGAACGCGATCAACCCGGGGATGATCGTGACCGAGGGCACGCATGCCGCGGGCATCACCGGTTCCGATCTCGAAGCACAGGTGCTCAGCCAGACGCCGCTCGGCCGCCTCGGCGAGCCGAACGACATCGCCTCGGTCGCCGTGTTCCTCGCGTCGGACGATGCGCGCTGGATGACCGGCGAGCACGTGGTGGTGAGCGGCGGGTTGAACTGA
- a CDS encoding ABC transporter ATP-binding protein gives MSALLDIRSLRAWYALQPVLDGVDLTLAAGETLALLGRNGSGRSTLAKAVMGLVRTAGSVRIDGLESAGARPFEIARRGVAYVAESRDVFPLLSVRDNLRLGLRGMRGAAGRAALDALLERFALLGARADVKAGRLSGGEQQVLALVRALAGRPRVLIVDEPAEGLAPRAVDEVGACLAALQADGVAILLIEQRLQLAPRLAQRVAVMGRGRIVHDGALAELGGDVVSAWLSAG, from the coding sequence ATGAGCGCGCTGCTCGACATCCGCAGCCTGCGCGCATGGTATGCGCTGCAGCCCGTGCTCGACGGCGTCGATCTCACGCTCGCCGCGGGCGAGACGCTCGCGCTGCTCGGCCGCAACGGCTCGGGCCGCTCGACGCTCGCGAAGGCCGTGATGGGGCTCGTGCGCACCGCGGGCTCGGTGCGCATCGACGGCCTCGAATCCGCGGGCGCGCGCCCGTTCGAGATCGCGCGGCGGGGCGTCGCGTACGTGGCCGAAAGTCGCGACGTGTTTCCGCTGCTCAGCGTGCGCGACAACCTGCGGCTCGGCTTGCGCGGCATGCGCGGCGCGGCCGGGCGCGCCGCGCTCGACGCGCTGCTCGAGCGCTTTGCGCTGCTCGGCGCGCGCGCCGACGTGAAGGCCGGCCGGCTGTCGGGCGGCGAGCAGCAGGTGCTCGCGCTGGTGCGCGCGCTCGCCGGCCGGCCGCGCGTGCTGATCGTCGACGAGCCGGCCGAAGGGCTCGCGCCGCGCGCCGTCGACGAAGTCGGCGCGTGCCTCGCCGCGCTGCAGGCCGACGGCGTCGCGATCCTGCTGATCGAGCAGCGGCTGCAGCTCGCGCCGCGGCTCGCGCAGCGCGTCGCGGTGATGGGGCGCGGACGGATCGTCCACGACGGCGCGCTCGCCGAACTCGGCGGCGACGTCGTCAGCGCGTGGTTGAGCGCCGGTTGA
- a CDS encoding ABC transporter ATP-binding protein, with product MNGDAIALHGIVQRFGAQTVLDGIDLSVPSGERHALIGPNGAGKSTLFGVIAGATRPTRGRVVLHGVELRGRGPVVASRLGIGRSFQQTSAFAQLSVFDNLRCAALHAPAERRRWWNRLRESPSVDRAAARVLHDVGLDAWHATRAGELGYAEQRALDLGIALASGARTLLLDEPTAGMSRDQAARMLALIRATTQGRTVLMIEHDMDAVFGFAERITVLVRGAVVATGAPDAIRADAAVRAAYLGDGA from the coding sequence ATGAACGGCGATGCGATCGCACTGCACGGCATCGTCCAGCGCTTCGGCGCGCAGACCGTGCTCGACGGGATCGACCTGAGCGTGCCGAGCGGCGAGCGTCACGCACTGATCGGGCCGAACGGCGCCGGCAAGTCGACGCTGTTCGGCGTGATCGCCGGCGCGACGCGGCCGACCCGCGGGCGCGTCGTGCTGCACGGCGTCGAGTTGCGCGGGCGCGGCCCGGTCGTCGCGAGCCGGCTCGGCATCGGCCGCAGCTTTCAGCAGACCAGCGCGTTCGCGCAACTCAGCGTGTTCGACAACCTGCGCTGCGCGGCGCTGCACGCGCCGGCCGAGCGGCGCCGCTGGTGGAACCGGCTGCGCGAGTCGCCGTCCGTCGATCGCGCGGCCGCGCGCGTGCTGCACGACGTCGGCCTCGATGCGTGGCACGCGACGCGTGCGGGCGAGCTCGGCTACGCGGAGCAGCGCGCGCTCGATCTCGGCATCGCGCTCGCGAGCGGCGCGCGCACGCTGCTGCTCGACGAACCGACGGCCGGCATGAGCCGCGACCAGGCGGCGCGGATGCTCGCGCTGATCCGCGCGACCACGCAAGGCCGCACGGTGCTGATGATCGAGCACGACATGGACGCGGTGTTCGGCTTCGCCGAGCGCATCACGGTGCTCGTGCGCGGCGCGGTGGTCGCGACCGGCGCGCCCGATGCGATCCGCGCCGATGCCGCCGTGCGCGCCGCGTATCTCGGTGACGGCGCATGA